From the Carassius gibelio isolate Cgi1373 ecotype wild population from Czech Republic chromosome B25, carGib1.2-hapl.c, whole genome shotgun sequence genome, one window contains:
- the LOC128013731 gene encoding uncharacterized protein LOC128013731 has product MDVSSPFFSYFTQNSWSCLSSDSEFNDISSPEAVSPTSYMDFSPSAQLQNSCSPPPRGVKLPTSGSLHQDGPRFRVGTRRTRCKNPSKQRQSASEKEKLRMRDLTKALHHLRTYLPPSVAPVGQTLTKIETLRLTIRYISYLSAQLGLGEESLCQMRDLSASTYQELSQNQGYSTPEYWRLNTSNEELSQSTFRPSEHVLRKIEMDSHQVCTSMETPSHDDSFNSSSESLLEGPLYADTATTYQVYNKAVRCPIAPEFWG; this is encoded by the exons ATGGACGTGTCTTCTCCTTTCTTCAGCTACTTCACACAAAACTCCTGGAGCTGCTTGAGCTCAGACTCTGAATTCAACGACATCTCATCTCCTGAAGCAGTTTCTCCTACTTCCTACATGGACTTCTCTCCTTCAGCCCAGCTTCAAAACAGCTGTTCTCCACCTCCCAGAGGTGTAAAGTTGCCCACATCGGGTTCCTTACATCAGGACGGCCCACGTTTCCGTGTTGGAACTAGAAGAACGCGCTGCAAGAACCCAAGCAAGCAAAGACAGAGCGCCAGCGAGAAGGAGAAGCTCAGAATGAGGGACTTGACCAAAGCTCTCCACCACCTCAGGACTTATTTACCTCCTTCCGTGGCTCCTGTCGGTCAAACATTGACGAAGATTGAGACGCTTCGCCTCACCATCCGCTACATCTCTTATCTGTCTGCTCAACTAGGCCTCGGCGAGGAGTCTCTCTGCCAGATGAGGGACCTGAGCGCTTCTACATACCAAGAATTGTCTCAAAATCAGGGCTATTCAACACCAGAGTACTGGAGACTCAACACATCAAATGAAGAACTGTCTCAAAGCACCTTCAGACCTTCAGAGCATGTGTTGAGGAAGATAGAGATGGACAGTCATCAGGTCTGCACGAGCATGGAAACACCGTCACATGATGATTCCTTCAACTCCAGCTCTGAATCTCTTCTGGAAGGCCCTTTGTATGCAGATACAGCCACAACATACCAG GTTTACAACAAAGCTGTCCGCTGTCCAATTGCACCGGAATTCTGGGGATGA